In Magnetospirillum sp. XM-1, a single window of DNA contains:
- the hrpB gene encoding ATP-dependent helicase HrpB, with translation MHDLPIDAVIPEIRSVLAASHGLVLQAPPGAGKTTRVPLALLDEPWLAGRRILMLEPRRLAARAAASRMAATLSEQPGETVGWRIRFDSRVGPKTRIEVVTEGILGRMIQDDPSLDGVGLVIFDEFHERSLFADLGLALALECRQALRDDLKLVVMSATLDGGPVARLMGDVPLVTSEGRAFAVETRFLARPEPRAFVDAVTAAVVRALDEEEGDVLVFLPGAGEIRRVEALLAEHRAARGVLIAPLYGDLSQEAQDAAIRPRKDCGRKVVLATSIAETSLTIEGVRVVVDGGRMRVARFDPGSGMTRLATLPVSRAGADQRRGRAGRLGPGVCYRLWSEADDRALLPFTAPEMVEADLAPLALDLAQWGAGDAGTLAWLDPPPAAHLAQARELLGELGALDDDLRITPHGKAMARLGLHPRLAHMVLKGREFGLGGLACDLAALLEERDVLRPGQGARDGDVRLRLDALRGEERGLPVDKGALARARQAARDSRRRLGLKSGEQQGERGDAGPLLALAYPDRIARRRPGGEPRYAMTGGGGAVFASHEPLAAEEWLVLAETDGDRREARIFLAAPLTLAEIEARFEDDIRAETVCRWDGREEAVQARARRMLWSLVIEDKPLKSADPQALAAAMADGVRQMGLACLPWTPDLEKLCRRVAFVRGLEPEGEWPDLSEAALLAGLEDWLVPYLSGITRRAHLARLDLGAALSGLLSWERKKRLDELAPTHVEVPSGSRVPIDYSGEVPVLAVRLQEMFACAETPRIGGGKVPLLLHLLSPARRPMQVTRDLASFWANAYKQVKADLKGQYPKHWWPDDPMQAEPTARAKPRK, from the coding sequence ATGCATGATTTACCCATAGATGCCGTCATCCCGGAAATCCGCTCGGTCCTGGCCGCGTCCCACGGACTGGTGCTGCAGGCTCCGCCGGGGGCGGGCAAGACCACCCGCGTGCCGCTGGCCCTGCTGGACGAGCCCTGGCTGGCGGGGCGTCGCATCCTGATGCTGGAGCCCCGGCGGCTGGCCGCCAGGGCTGCCGCGTCGCGCATGGCCGCCACCTTAAGTGAGCAGCCGGGCGAGACGGTGGGCTGGCGCATCCGCTTCGACTCCCGCGTCGGGCCGAAGACCCGCATCGAGGTGGTGACCGAGGGCATCCTGGGCCGGATGATCCAGGACGACCCGTCGCTGGACGGCGTGGGGCTGGTGATCTTCGACGAGTTCCACGAGCGCTCGCTGTTCGCCGATCTCGGCTTGGCCCTGGCGCTGGAATGCCGTCAGGCCCTGCGCGACGACCTCAAGCTGGTGGTGATGTCGGCGACGCTGGACGGCGGCCCGGTGGCGCGGCTGATGGGCGACGTGCCGCTGGTGACCAGCGAGGGCCGCGCCTTTGCCGTCGAGACCCGTTTCCTCGCCCGCCCCGAGCCCCGCGCCTTCGTCGATGCCGTGACGGCGGCCGTGGTCCGCGCCCTGGACGAGGAGGAGGGCGACGTCCTGGTCTTCCTGCCCGGCGCGGGTGAAATCCGCCGGGTCGAGGCCTTGCTGGCCGAGCACAGGGCGGCGCGCGGCGTGCTGATCGCGCCCCTTTACGGCGACCTGTCCCAGGAGGCCCAGGATGCCGCCATCCGCCCGCGCAAGGATTGCGGGCGCAAGGTGGTGCTGGCTACCAGCATCGCCGAGACCTCGCTGACCATCGAGGGCGTGCGCGTGGTGGTGGACGGCGGCAGGATGCGGGTGGCGCGCTTCGATCCCGGCTCGGGCATGACCCGGCTGGCGACGCTGCCGGTGTCGCGCGCCGGAGCCGATCAGCGAAGGGGACGCGCCGGACGCCTGGGGCCGGGGGTGTGCTACCGCCTGTGGTCCGAGGCCGACGACCGCGCCCTTCTGCCCTTCACCGCACCCGAGATGGTCGAGGCCGACCTCGCCCCCCTGGCGCTCGATCTCGCCCAGTGGGGGGCGGGGGACGCAGGCACCCTGGCCTGGCTCGATCCGCCGCCCGCCGCCCATCTGGCCCAGGCCCGCGAACTGCTGGGCGAACTGGGGGCGCTGGATGATGATCTGCGCATCACCCCTCACGGCAAGGCCATGGCGCGCCTGGGCCTGCATCCCCGCCTCGCCCACATGGTGCTGAAGGGGCGCGAGTTCGGCCTGGGCGGGCTGGCCTGCGATCTGGCCGCGCTTTTGGAGGAACGCGACGTGCTGCGCCCGGGGCAGGGGGCGCGTGACGGCGACGTCCGCCTGCGCCTCGACGCGTTGCGGGGCGAGGAGCGGGGATTGCCGGTGGATAAGGGCGCGCTGGCCCGCGCCCGCCAGGCGGCCCGCGACAGCCGCCGCCGCCTGGGCCTCAAATCGGGGGAACAGCAGGGCGAGCGCGGCGACGCGGGCCCGCTGCTGGCCCTGGCCTATCCCGACCGCATCGCCCGGCGGCGCCCCGGCGGCGAGCCGCGCTACGCCATGACCGGCGGCGGCGGCGCCGTGTTCGCCTCCCACGAGCCCCTGGCCGCCGAGGAATGGCTGGTCCTGGCCGAGACCGACGGTGACCGGCGCGAGGCCCGCATCTTCCTGGCCGCGCCGCTGACCCTGGCCGAGATCGAGGCCCGGTTCGAGGACGACATCCGGGCCGAGACAGTGTGCCGCTGGGACGGACGGGAAGAGGCGGTGCAGGCCCGCGCGCGGCGGATGCTGTGGTCCCTGGTCATCGAGGACAAGCCGCTGAAATCCGCCGATCCCCAGGCGCTGGCCGCCGCCATGGCCGATGGCGTGCGGCAGATGGGGCTGGCCTGCCTGCCCTGGACGCCGGACCTGGAAAAGCTTTGCCGCCGCGTCGCCTTCGTGCGCGGGCTGGAGCCGGAGGGCGAGTGGCCCGATTTGTCCGAGGCGGCGTTGCTGGCCGGGCTGGAGGACTGGCTGGTGCCTTACCTTTCCGGCATCACGAGGCGCGCCCATCTGGCCCGCCTTGACCTGGGCGCGGCTCTTTCCGGCCTGTTGTCGTGGGAGCGCAAGAAGCGTCTGGACGAACTGGCCCCCACCCATGTGGAGGTGCCGTCCGGCTCGCGGGTGCCCATCGACTATTCGGGCGAGGTGCCGGTGCTGGCGGTCAGGCTCCAAGAGATGTTCGCCTGCGCCGAGACGCCGCGCATCGGCGGGGGCAAGGTGCCCCTGCTGCTGCACCTGCTGTCGCCGGCCCGGCGGCCCATGCAGGTGACCCGCGACCTCGCCAGCTTCTGGGCCAACGCCTACAAACAGGTGAAGGCCGACCTGAAGGGCCAGTACCCCAAGCACTGGTGGCCCGACGACCCCATGCAGGCCGAGCCCACGGCGCGGGCCAAGCCCAGGAAGTAG
- a CDS encoding TAXI family TRAP transporter solute-binding subunit translates to MKRILVPALAAGLALILALPAGAAERRTLVIAGGEVTGYYFPVAGALCRVINKDHPLGLGCAVMPSSGSAANLAALKSGDADLALVQSRAAQMASIGAEGFKEAGPMADLRAVMALHGEVSVVVARPGAGIEHLGDLKGKRVNLGKPGSFQRASADMVIEASGLSQGDLSVLVELDLAEQAAELCQGNIDAAIFTGIHPMPEVQVAVEECGASLVQIRSKSMDSFFKKVPWAARFSIRSGTYDGQKEDVAAIGLKTLLVTAKLSADEVGAIAKTVMANFGAFTRLHPALRGLSKADTRGDGIPIRLHDGVEKAPAER, encoded by the coding sequence GTGAAGCGGATATTGGTTCCGGCCCTGGCGGCCGGATTGGCCCTGATCCTGGCGTTGCCGGCCGGAGCGGCGGAGCGCCGGACCCTGGTCATCGCCGGCGGCGAGGTTACCGGCTATTACTTTCCCGTGGCCGGCGCGCTGTGCCGGGTGATCAACAAGGACCATCCCCTGGGCCTGGGCTGCGCGGTGATGCCCAGTTCCGGCTCGGCGGCCAACCTGGCGGCGCTGAAATCGGGCGACGCCGACCTGGCGCTGGTGCAGTCGCGCGCCGCCCAGATGGCTTCCATCGGGGCCGAGGGGTTCAAGGAGGCCGGTCCCATGGCCGACCTGCGCGCCGTCATGGCGCTGCACGGCGAGGTGTCGGTGGTGGTGGCGCGGCCCGGAGCGGGGATCGAGCATCTGGGCGACCTCAAGGGCAAGCGGGTCAACCTGGGCAAGCCGGGCTCGTTCCAGCGGGCGTCGGCGGACATGGTGATCGAGGCGTCGGGCCTGTCCCAGGGCGATCTGTCGGTCCTGGTGGAACTGGATCTGGCGGAACAGGCGGCCGAGCTGTGCCAGGGCAACATCGACGCCGCCATCTTCACCGGTATCCATCCCATGCCCGAGGTTCAGGTGGCGGTCGAGGAATGCGGCGCCTCGCTGGTGCAGATCCGCTCCAAATCCATGGATTCCTTCTTCAAGAAGGTGCCGTGGGCGGCGCGCTTCTCCATCCGGAGCGGCACCTATGACGGCCAGAAGGAGGACGTGGCGGCCATCGGGCTGAAGACCCTGCTGGTGACGGCCAAGCTGTCGGCCGACGAGGTGGGGGCGATCGCCAAGACCGTCATGGCCAATTTCGGCGCCTTCACCCGCCTGCATCCGGCGCTTCGGGGCCTGTCCAAGGCCGATACCCGTGGCGACGGCATCCCCATCCGCCTGCATGACGGAGTCGAAAAGGCTCCGGCGGAGCGCTGA
- a CDS encoding ATP-binding protein, whose product MLLVLWGFVAYWSWSQRKGVLTSSTVILEQLTTAAEEQTLRLFRHAETSLAVSNLWLAEHPQMDPGDTPAFIALVDRLRHMSDGMLDIRMVTRSGGLHYIPKRGAKPLADVSDRDYVKAQARMETRGFYIGNPVISRVSGKWGIPVSVPVDKGGGDTGVLFAAIELDRIAKTFEAERIKPSGSIAILRADGTFLFRVPQEDHVIGLNIADTPSFKENYALALKGIFRSASQFVDGKERLVSFQRLRDYPLIVIVTAGIDDLLTPWRRQTATLASIAGLVTLAVSLLALILLRAMKAEEQAQMATDRARREAELILSTAGEGICGIDAQGRVTFMNPAARAMLGWEHEDPIGNDLHATNHHSHPDGSAYPHEDCPILGTLRDGETREVQGETFWRTNGGSFPVEFIVTGIWDRNSVKGAVLVFRDISERLAAERAMTQQATELARSNADLEQFAYIASHDLREPLRQVASFVSLLERRYGATLDSDARDYITYARDGAKRMDRLMIDLLEFSRIGHRALPVEAVNLGDAIDEAIANLRTTIVETGAQVERAPGMPVLDLVRDDMVRLFQNLVGNALKYRHPERTPIVRISAVNADGGWVVSVTDNGMGIDPQFSERIFGIFQRLHTRDKFEGTGIGLAIVKKIVERAGGRVWVDSTAGEGSAFNVFLPA is encoded by the coding sequence ATGCTCCTGGTGCTGTGGGGCTTCGTGGCCTATTGGTCGTGGTCCCAGCGCAAGGGGGTCCTGACGTCGAGCACGGTGATCCTCGAGCAGCTGACCACCGCGGCCGAGGAACAGACGCTGCGGCTGTTCCGCCATGCCGAGACGTCGCTGGCGGTCAGCAATCTCTGGCTGGCCGAGCATCCCCAGATGGACCCTGGCGACACGCCGGCCTTCATCGCCCTGGTCGACCGCCTGCGCCACATGTCGGACGGCATGCTGGACATCCGCATGGTGACGCGCTCGGGCGGCCTGCACTACATCCCCAAGCGGGGCGCGAAGCCGCTGGCCGACGTCTCGGACCGCGACTACGTCAAGGCGCAGGCGCGCATGGAGACGCGCGGGTTTTACATCGGCAATCCGGTCATCAGCCGGGTGAGCGGAAAATGGGGCATTCCCGTCTCGGTTCCGGTGGACAAGGGCGGCGGCGACACCGGCGTGCTGTTCGCCGCCATCGAGCTCGACCGCATCGCCAAGACCTTCGAGGCCGAGCGCATCAAGCCTTCGGGCTCCATCGCCATCCTCAGGGCCGACGGCACCTTCCTGTTCCGCGTGCCGCAGGAAGACCACGTCATCGGCCTCAACATCGCCGACACGCCGTCCTTCAAGGAGAACTACGCCCTGGCGCTGAAGGGAATCTTCCGCTCGGCCAGCCAGTTCGTCGACGGCAAGGAGCGGCTGGTGTCGTTCCAGCGGCTGCGCGACTACCCCCTGATCGTCATCGTTACCGCCGGCATCGACGATCTGTTGACGCCCTGGCGGCGCCAGACGGCCACCCTGGCCTCCATCGCCGGTCTGGTAACCTTGGCCGTCTCGCTGCTGGCCCTGATCCTGCTGCGCGCCATGAAGGCCGAGGAACAGGCGCAGATGGCCACCGACCGCGCCCGGCGCGAGGCCGAACTGATCCTTTCCACGGCGGGCGAAGGGATTTGCGGCATCGACGCCCAGGGAAGGGTGACCTTCATGAATCCCGCCGCGCGGGCCATGCTGGGCTGGGAACACGAAGACCCCATCGGCAACGACCTGCACGCCACCAACCACCACAGCCACCCGGACGGTTCGGCCTACCCCCACGAGGATTGCCCCATCCTGGGAACCCTGCGCGACGGTGAGACCCGCGAGGTGCAGGGCGAAACCTTCTGGCGCACCAACGGCGGCAGCTTTCCGGTGGAGTTCATCGTCACCGGCATCTGGGACCGGAATTCCGTCAAGGGCGCCGTCCTGGTGTTCCGCGACATCTCCGAACGCCTGGCGGCCGAGCGGGCCATGACCCAGCAGGCCACCGAACTGGCCCGTTCCAACGCCGATCTCGAGCAATTCGCCTATATCGCCAGCCACGACCTGCGCGAGCCGCTGCGTCAGGTGGCCAGTTTCGTCTCGCTGCTGGAGCGCCGCTACGGCGCCACCTTGGATTCCGACGCGCGCGACTACATCACCTATGCCCGCGACGGCGCCAAGCGCATGGACCGGCTGATGATCGACCTTTTGGAATTCTCGCGCATCGGCCATCGCGCCCTGCCCGTGGAAGCGGTCAACCTGGGCGACGCCATCGACGAGGCCATCGCCAACCTGCGCACCACCATCGTGGAGACCGGCGCCCAGGTGGAGCGGGCGCCCGGCATGCCGGTCCTTGATCTGGTGCGCGACGACATGGTGCGGCTGTTCCAGAATCTGGTCGGCAACGCGCTGAAATACCGCCACCCCGAACGCACCCCCATCGTCCGCATTTCCGCCGTCAACGCCGATGGCGGCTGGGTGGTGTCGGTCACCGACAACGGCATGGGCATCGACCCGCAATTCTCCGAGCGCATCTTCGGCATCTTCCAGCGCCTGCACACCCGCGACAAGTTCGAGGGCACCGGCATCGGTCTGGCCATCGTCAAGAAGATCGTCGAACGGGCCGGCGGCCGGGTCTGGGTGGACTCCACCGCCGGCGAGGGCAGCGCGTTCAACGTCTTCTTGCCGGCTTGA
- a CDS encoding dihydroorotase: MAQTFDLILRNGMVVTPSGTLRTNIAVSDGRIRAIGDLLGASAADDVDLRGLTVLPGVIDTQVHFREPGLEHKEDLESGTRAAAQGGVVAIFEMPNTKPSTTTADAILDKLARARGRAWVDHAFFIGAASDNIDHLAEWERIPGCAGIKIFMGSSTGNLLVADDETLARVLAQGFRRIAVHCEDEGRLVERKHVAEEGAHPRVHHQWRDVETALMASKRLVALAEKAGRRVHVLHVTTAEEMEFLAGHKDIATVETTPQHLTLAAPDCYERLGTYAQMNPPIRGTRHRDALWAAIADGVVDVLGSDHAPHTREEKDKPYPQSPSGMTGVQTLVPLMLDHVNHGRLSLERLVDLTSAGPARIYNIVGKGRIAVGYDADFTVVDMKAERTITNDWIESRCGWTPFDGQKVTGWPIATIVRGQTVMRDGQLLGSAAGEPVRFQESR, from the coding sequence ATGGCCCAGACCTTCGACCTGATCCTGCGCAATGGCATGGTGGTGACGCCCAGCGGCACGCTGCGCACCAACATCGCCGTCAGCGACGGCCGCATCCGGGCCATCGGCGACCTGCTGGGCGCCTCGGCCGCCGACGACGTCGACCTGCGCGGCCTGACCGTGCTGCCGGGCGTCATCGACACCCAGGTGCATTTCCGCGAACCCGGCCTGGAGCACAAGGAGGACCTGGAGAGCGGCACGCGGGCCGCCGCCCAGGGCGGCGTGGTCGCCATCTTCGAGATGCCCAACACCAAGCCGTCCACCACCACCGCCGACGCCATCCTGGACAAGCTGGCCCGCGCCCGGGGCCGCGCCTGGGTGGACCACGCCTTCTTCATCGGCGCGGCGTCCGACAACATCGACCATCTGGCCGAATGGGAGCGCATTCCCGGCTGCGCCGGCATCAAGATCTTCATGGGATCAAGCACCGGCAACCTGCTGGTGGCCGACGACGAGACGCTGGCCCGGGTGCTGGCCCAGGGCTTCCGCCGCATCGCCGTCCATTGCGAGGACGAGGGCCGCCTGGTCGAGCGCAAGCATGTGGCCGAGGAAGGGGCGCATCCCCGCGTCCACCACCAGTGGCGCGACGTCGAGACCGCGCTGATGGCCAGCAAGCGCCTGGTCGCCCTGGCGGAGAAGGCCGGGCGGCGCGTCCACGTGCTGCACGTCACCACCGCCGAGGAGATGGAGTTCCTGGCCGGGCACAAGGACATCGCCACGGTGGAGACCACCCCCCAGCACCTGACGCTGGCGGCGCCCGATTGCTACGAGCGCCTGGGCACCTACGCCCAGATGAACCCGCCCATCCGCGGCACGCGGCATCGCGACGCCCTGTGGGCCGCCATCGCCGACGGGGTGGTGGACGTGCTGGGCTCGGACCATGCGCCCCATACCCGCGAGGAAAAGGACAAGCCCTATCCCCAAAGCCCGTCCGGCATGACCGGGGTGCAGACCCTGGTGCCCCTGATGCTCGACCACGTCAACCACGGCCGCCTCAGCCTGGAACGTCTGGTGGACCTGACCAGCGCCGGCCCGGCCCGGATCTACAACATCGTCGGCAAGGGCCGCATCGCAGTGGGCTACGACGCCGACTTCACCGTGGTCGACATGAAGGCCGAGCGCACCATCACCAACGACTGGATCGAAAGCCGCTGCGGCTGGACGCCCTTCGACGGGCAGAAGGTCACCGGCTGGCCCATCGCCACCATCGTGCGCGGCCAGACGGTGATGCGCGACGGCCAATTGCTGGGAAGCGCCGCGGGCGAGCCCGTCCGCTTCCAGGAAAGCCGGTAA
- a CDS encoding glycosyltransferase, protein MTRLLQAMAGAPHGGAEAFFERLAPALARAGVTQRLLIRDNPKRAERLRAQGLDVVEAPFGGALDLVTHWRFRREVKAFRPDIVLTWMNRASRFVPKGPHVTVGRLGGYYDLKYYRQCDHLIGNTPDIRDWIVAQGRPAGQVHYVPNFVADSRGTAPVSRASFDTPPGAKLIVAMGRLHANKAFDVLLKAVEPIHDCYLWIAGEGPERAELEALAAHLSVKPRVRFLGWRDDVAALYATGDLFVCPSRHEPLGNVVIEAWAAARPVIAAASQGPKQLITDGVDGVLVPVDDDKALQLAIRRLLAEPDTARALAEMGRSAYERQFTEDAVVARYLEFFDKVKR, encoded by the coding sequence ATGACCCGGCTGCTCCAAGCCATGGCCGGCGCGCCCCATGGCGGAGCCGAGGCGTTTTTCGAGCGTCTGGCCCCCGCCTTGGCCCGCGCCGGGGTGACCCAGCGCCTGCTGATCCGCGACAATCCCAAGCGCGCCGAGAGGCTGCGCGCCCAGGGCCTCGACGTGGTGGAGGCCCCCTTCGGCGGCGCGCTCGACCTCGTCACCCACTGGCGCTTCCGGCGCGAGGTCAAGGCGTTCCGGCCCGATATCGTCCTGACCTGGATGAACCGGGCGTCGCGCTTCGTGCCCAAGGGTCCCCATGTGACGGTGGGCCGCCTGGGCGGCTATTACGACCTGAAATATTACCGCCAGTGCGACCACCTGATCGGCAACACGCCCGATATCCGCGACTGGATCGTCGCCCAGGGAAGACCGGCCGGGCAGGTTCACTACGTTCCCAATTTCGTCGCCGACTCACGCGGCACCGCCCCGGTGTCGCGCGCCTCGTTCGACACGCCGCCCGGCGCCAAGCTGATCGTCGCCATGGGCCGCCTGCACGCCAACAAGGCCTTCGACGTGCTGCTGAAGGCGGTGGAGCCGATCCACGACTGCTATCTGTGGATCGCCGGCGAAGGGCCCGAGCGCGCCGAGCTGGAAGCCCTGGCCGCCCATCTGTCGGTCAAGCCCCGGGTGCGCTTCCTGGGCTGGCGCGACGACGTGGCGGCGCTGTACGCCACCGGCGACCTGTTCGTCTGCCCGTCCCGCCACGAGCCCCTGGGCAACGTGGTGATCGAGGCCTGGGCCGCCGCGCGGCCCGTCATCGCGGCGGCCTCCCAGGGGCCGAAACAGCTGATCACCGACGGCGTGGACGGAGTGCTGGTGCCGGTGGACGACGACAAGGCCCTTCAGCTTGCCATCCGCCGCCTGCTGGCCGAACCCGACACCGCCCGCGCCCTGGCCGAAATGGGCCGCAGCGCCTACGAGCGCCAGTTCACCGAGGACGCCGTGGTGGCGCGCTATCTCGAATTCTTCGACAAGGTGAAGCGCTGA
- a CDS encoding cytochrome c family protein, whose protein sequence is MLNTKKLGLVLGAALLVAPVAAFADDAPTAFNQCKACHKVEAGKNGVGPSLAGVFGRKAGGEATFKYSDAMKNSGLTWDEAGLTKYLADPKGTVPGNKMAFAGLKKPEDLAAVIGYLKTVK, encoded by the coding sequence ATGCTCAACACCAAGAAGCTGGGCCTCGTCCTTGGAGCCGCCCTCCTCGTCGCCCCGGTCGCCGCTTTCGCCGATGACGCCCCCACCGCCTTCAACCAGTGCAAGGCCTGTCACAAGGTCGAAGCCGGCAAGAACGGCGTGGGCCCCAGCCTGGCCGGCGTGTTCGGCCGCAAGGCCGGTGGCGAAGCCACCTTCAAGTATTCCGATGCCATGAAGAACTCGGGCCTGACCTGGGACGAAGCCGGCCTGACCAAGTACCTGGCCGACCCCAAGGGCACCGTCCCCGGCAACAAGATGGCCTTCGCCGGCCTGAAGAAGCCCGAGGATCTGGCCGCCGTGATCGGCTATCTGAAGACCGTGAAGTAA
- a CDS encoding metal-sulfur cluster assembly factor: protein MITEDEIREALRQVIDPDVGVNIVDLGLVESIRVAPEGIYVDLIMTTPACPQSAYLADQSERVAREAAKDELPVSVEVLDSPFWEPSRMSASAKAIMGWPG, encoded by the coding sequence ATGATCACCGAAGACGAAATCCGCGAAGCGCTGCGCCAGGTCATCGATCCCGACGTCGGGGTCAACATCGTCGACCTGGGATTGGTGGAAAGCATCCGCGTCGCGCCGGAAGGCATCTACGTGGACCTCATCATGACCACGCCGGCCTGCCCGCAAAGCGCCTATCTCGCCGACCAGTCGGAACGGGTGGCGCGCGAAGCCGCCAAGGACGAGCTGCCGGTCAGCGTCGAAGTGCTCGATTCCCCCTTCTGGGAACCGTCGCGCATGTCGGCCTCGGCCAAGGCCATCATGGGCTGGCCGGGCTGA
- the asnB gene encoding asparagine synthase (glutamine-hydrolyzing) has translation MCGIAGLMTAGAPPDEKVLDRLADALAHRGPDGRGRHVQGNVGLVQNRLSIIDLEGGRQPILDGKGNAIVANGEVYNYLELKADMAGQSFATGSDCEPPLHLYRHQGPAFARSLRGMYAIAIHDGGAEKLILSRDPFGIKPLYLVENSPGLAFASEPQALVAAGQVKAEIDPVALAELLQLQFTTGTRTIFKGIRRLSPGETVVAEAGCVSESRRLPALPAGAPVEGSPDRLLDELDDTLTESVELHQRSDVPYGMFLSGGIDSSVVLALMARLNPRGVLAFTAGFPGTRAHDERAHARELARTVGARHVEVEFGEGDFWSLLPQVAAAMDDPAADYACLPTFKLAQEARKEVKVILSGEGGDELFGGYGRYRHAMRPWPLTKPMRRKGTFDGLDGLLRDGVTSHWRHGMKLAERTESLPGRTRLQTAQAVDCADWLPNDLLTKADRCLMANGIEGRVPFLDPVVAAFAFRLPDHMKVRKGLGKWLLRRWLETALPAARPFDKKRGFTVPVGEWIAASPEVGALVAHQPGIEEICHPGKVKRLFKDCSKDTAFACWTLLFYALWHQRHVLGRIPSGDTFSELAERI, from the coding sequence ATGTGCGGCATCGCCGGCCTGATGACCGCGGGCGCACCGCCCGACGAGAAGGTGCTGGACAGGCTGGCCGACGCCCTGGCCCATCGCGGCCCCGACGGGCGCGGCCGCCACGTTCAGGGCAATGTGGGGCTGGTGCAGAACCGCCTGTCCATCATCGACCTGGAAGGCGGCCGGCAGCCCATCCTGGACGGCAAGGGCAACGCCATCGTCGCCAACGGCGAGGTCTACAACTACCTGGAACTGAAGGCGGACATGGCGGGGCAAAGCTTCGCCACCGGTTCCGACTGCGAGCCGCCGCTGCATCTCTATCGCCACCAGGGACCGGCCTTCGCCCGAAGCTTGCGCGGCATGTACGCCATCGCCATCCACGACGGCGGGGCGGAGAAGCTGATCCTCAGCCGCGACCCCTTCGGCATCAAGCCGCTCTATCTGGTGGAGAACAGCCCCGGCCTGGCCTTCGCCTCCGAGCCCCAGGCCCTGGTGGCGGCGGGTCAGGTCAAGGCGGAGATCGACCCCGTTGCCCTGGCCGAGCTGCTGCAACTGCAGTTCACCACCGGGACGCGGACCATCTTCAAGGGCATCCGACGCCTCAGCCCCGGCGAGACGGTGGTGGCCGAAGCCGGCTGCGTCAGCGAAAGCCGCCGCCTGCCCGCCCTGCCCGCCGGCGCCCCCGTCGAGGGCAGCCCCGACCGCCTGCTGGACGAGTTGGACGACACGCTGACCGAATCGGTGGAGCTGCACCAGCGCTCGGACGTGCCCTACGGCATGTTCCTGTCGGGCGGCATCGATTCATCGGTGGTGCTGGCCCTGATGGCGCGCCTCAACCCCAGGGGCGTGCTGGCGTTTACCGCCGGCTTCCCCGGCACCAGGGCCCATGACGAGCGCGCCCACGCCCGCGAGCTGGCCCGCACCGTCGGCGCGCGCCACGTGGAGGTGGAATTCGGGGAAGGCGACTTCTGGTCCCTGCTGCCCCAGGTCGCCGCCGCCATGGACGACCCGGCCGCCGATTACGCCTGCCTGCCCACCTTCAAGCTGGCGCAAGAGGCGCGCAAGGAGGTCAAGGTCATCCTGTCGGGCGAGGGCGGCGACGAGCTGTTCGGCGGCTATGGCCGCTACCGCCACGCCATGCGCCCCTGGCCGCTGACCAAGCCCATGCGCAGGAAAGGCACCTTCGACGGGCTGGACGGCCTGCTGCGCGACGGCGTCACCAGCCACTGGCGCCACGGCATGAAGCTGGCCGAGCGGACCGAATCCCTGCCGGGCCGCACGCGGCTGCAGACGGCCCAGGCGGTGGATTGCGCCGACTGGCTGCCCAACGACCTGCTGACCAAGGCCGACCGCTGCCTGATGGCCAACGGCATCGAGGGCCGCGTGCCCTTCCTCGACCCGGTGGTGGCGGCCTTCGCCTTCCGCCTGCCCGACCACATGAAGGTCAGGAAGGGCCTGGGCAAGTGGCTGCTGCGCCGCTGGCTGGAAACGGCGCTGCCCGCCGCCCGCCCCTTCGACAAGAAGCGCGGCTTCACCGTTCCCGTGGGCGAATGGATCGCGGCCAGCCCCGAGGTCGGCGCCCTGGTGGCCCACCAGCCGGGCATCGAGGAAATCTGCCATCCCGGCAAGGTGAAGCGCCTGTTCAAGGATTGCTCCAAGGACACCGCCTTCGCCTGCTGGACGCTGCTGTTCTATGCGCTGTGGCACCAAAGGCACGTTCTCGGACGGATTCCTAGTGGTGATACCTTTTCCGAACTGGCGGAACGGATATAA